A single Elephas maximus indicus isolate mEleMax1 chromosome 2, mEleMax1 primary haplotype, whole genome shotgun sequence DNA region contains:
- the FLT4 gene encoding vascular endothelial growth factor receptor 3 isoform X1, with translation MQRGTALCLRLWLCLGLLPDLVSSYSMTPPSLNITEEVHIINTSDSLSISCRGQHPLEWAWPGAQEAPAKGEKDSEDTGVVRDCEGTDTRPYCKELLLREAHANDTGSYRCYYKYIKARIEGTTAASVYVFVRDFEQPFINQPHTLLVKRKDFVWVPCLVSIPGLNITLCLQNSVLRPDRQEVVWDDRRGMRVPVPLLRETLYLQCETTLGGQDFQSSPFLVHITGNELYDIQLFPKKSLELLVGEKLVLNCTVWAEFNAGVTFDWDYPGKQAERGKWVPERRSQQTHTELSSILTIHNVSQHDLGPYVCEANNGDQQFRESTEVIVHEKPFISVEWLKGPVLEATAGDELVKLPVKLSAYPPPEFQWYKDRKVVSGRHSPHALVIKEVTEASAGTYTLALWNSAAGLRRNISLELVVNVPPHIHEKEASSPSIYSRHSRQALTCTAYGVPPPLSVQWHWRPWTPCKTFAQHSLQQQQQDGMPQCQDWREVTMQDAVNPIESLDTWTEFVEGKNKTVSKLVIQDANVSAMYQCVVFNKVGQDERLIYFYVTTIPDGFSIEIEPSEEPLEGQAVRLSCQADNYTYEHLRLYRLNLSTLHDAQGNPLLLDCKNVHLFATPLDATLEEAAPGARHATLCLSIPRVAPEHEGDYVCEVQDRRSHDKHCHKKYLSVQALEAPRLTQNLTDLLVNVSDSLEMLCPVAGAHVPSIVWYKDERPLEEESGIDLADSNQKLSIQRVREEDAGRYLCSVCNAKGCVNSSASVAVEGSEDKGSMEIVILIGTGVIAVFFWVLLLLIFCNMRRPAHADIKTSYLSIIMDPGEVPLEEQCEYLSYDASQWEFPRERLHLGRVLGHGAFGKVVEASAFGINKGSSCDTVAVKMLKEGATASEHRALMSELKILIHIGNHLNVVNLLGACTKPNGPLMVIVEFCKYGNLSNFLRAKRETFNPYAEKSPEQQRRFQAMVEGAKADRRNQSGSSDRALPVRLLIGKGVAGQAPSVGDAEDLWLSPLTMEDLVCYSFQVARGMEFLASRKCIHRDLAARNILLSESDVVKICDFGLARDIYKDPDYVRKGSARLPLKWMAPESIFDKVYTTQSDVWSFGVLLWEIFSLGASPYPGVQINEEFCQRLKDGTRMRAPELATPAIRRVMLSCWSGDPKARPAFSELVEILGDLLQGRGQQEEEDFMPPRGSQSSEEGSFLQASTTALHVVAGTDSKCSPPSLNRHSLAARYYNCVSFPGCLARGTQTQGPSRMKTFEEFPMTPTTYKALVDNQTDSGMVLASEEFERIENRHRQEGSFSCKGPCQNVDVTSVHADLQGIRRWPNQGAQGGQVFYNSEYGKLSEPHEEGECTPSACAPFFTDNSY, from the exons ATCTGGTGAGCAGCTACTCCATGACCCCCCCAAGCCTGAATATTACAGAGGAGGTACACATCATCAATACCAGTGATAGCCTGTCCATCTCCTGCAG GGGGCAGCACCCTCTCGAGTGGGCCTGGCCAGGGGCTCAGGAGGCACCAGCCAAGGGTGAGAAGGACAGTGAGGATACAGGGGTTGTGCGAGACTGCGAGGGCACTGACACCAGGCCCTACTGCAAGGAGTTGCTGCTTCGAGAGGCTCACGCCAATGACACGGGCAGCTACCGCTGCTATTACAAGTACATCAAGGCCCGCATCGAGGGCACCACTGCAGCCAGTGTCTACGTATTTGTGAGAG ACTTTGAGCAGCCTTTCATCAACCAGCCGCACACTCTCCTGGTCAAAAGGAAGGACTTCGTGTGGGTGCCCTGCCTGGTGTCCATCCCGGGCCTCAACATCACACTGTGCTTG CAAAACTCGGTGCTGCGACCAGACAGGCAGGAGGTGGTGTGGGATGACCGCCGGGGCATGCGGGTGCCCGTGCCACTGCTGCGAGAGACCTTATACCTGCAGTGTGAGACCACCCTGGGTGGCCAGGACTTCCAATCCAGCCCCTTCCTCGTGCACATCACAG GCAATGAGCTCTATGACATCCAGCTGTTCCCCAAGAAGTCGCTGGAGCTATTGGTTGGGGAGAAGCTGGTCCTGAACTGCACCGTGTGGGCTGAGTTCAATGCAGGTGTCACCTTCGACTGGGACTATCCTGGGAAGCAG GCAGAGCGGGGTAAATGGGTGCCAGAGCGGCGCTCGCAGCAGACCCACACAGAGCTCTCCAGCATCCTCACCATCCACAACGTCAGCCAGCATGACCTGGGCCCCTATGTGTGTGAGGCCAACAACGGTGACCAGCAATTCCGGGAGAGCACCGAGGTCATTGTGCACG AAAAGCCCTTCATCAGCGTTGAGTGGCTCAAGGGTCCCGTCCTGGAGGCCACGGCAGGAGATGAGCTGGTAAAGCTGCCAGTGAAGCTGTCGGCATACCCCCCACCCGAGTTCCAATG GTACAAGGACAGGAAGGTAGTGTCAGGGCGCCACAGTCCACACGCTCTGGTGATCAAGGAGGTGACAGAGGCCAGTGCTGGCACCTACACCCTCGCCCTCTGGAATTCAGCTGCTGGCCTGCGGCGAAACATCAGCCTGGAGCTGGTGGTGAACG TGCCCCCCCACATCCATGAGAAGGAGGCCTCCTCCCCCAGCATCTACTCGCGCCACAGTCGCCAAGCCCTCACCTGCACCGCCTATGGGGTGCCCCCACCCCTCAGCGTCCAGTGGCACTGGCGGCCCTGGACGCCCTGCAAGACCTTCGCGCAGCACAGCCT ccagcagcagcagcaggatggCATGCCACAGTGCCAGGACTGGAGGGAGGTGACCATGCAGGATGCTGTGAATCCTATTGAGAGCTTGGACACCTGGACTGAGTTTGTGGAGGGGAAGAATAAG ACGGTGAGCAAGCTGGTGATTCAGGACGCCAACGTGTCTGCCATGTACCAGTGTGTGGTCTTCAACAAGGTGGGCCAGGACGAGCGGCTCATCTACTTCTACGTGACCA CCATCCCCGATGGCTTCAGCATTGAAATAGAGCCATCTGAGGAGCCCCTGGAGGGCCAGGCCGTGCGCCTGAGCTGCCAGGCAGACAACTACACCTATGAGCACTTGCGTTTGTACCGCCTCAACCTGTCCACGCTGCACGACGCTCAGGGAAACCCCCTGCTGCTGGACTGCAAGAACGTGCACCTGTTCGCAACGCCGCTGGACGCCACCTTGGAGGAGGCGGCGCCTGGGGCGAGACACGCTACACTCTGCTTGAGTATCCCCCGCGTGGCGCCTGAGCACGAGGGCGATTACGTGTGCGAGGTGCAGGACCGGCGCAGCCACGACAAACACTGCCACAAGAAGTACCTGTCAGTGCAGG CCCTGGAAGCCCCGCGGCTCACGCAGAACTTGACCGACCTCTTGGTGAACGTGAGTGACTCCCTGGAGATGCTGTGCCCGGTGGCAGGGGCACACGTGCCCAGCATCGTGTGGTACAAAGACGAGAGGCCGCTGGAGGAAGAGTCCG GAATCGACCTAGCGGACTCGAACCAGAAGTTGAGCATCCAGCGAGTGCGCGAGGAGGACGCGGGTCGATATCTGTGCAGCGTGTGCAACGCCAAGGGCTGCGTCAATTCCTCGGCCAGCGTGGCGGTGGAAG GCTCAGAGGATAAAGGTAGCATGGAGATCGTGATACTCATTGGCACCGGGGTCATCGCTGTCTTCTTTTGGGTCCTCCTACTCCTTATTTTCTGTAACATGAGAAGG CCGGCCCACGCAGACATCAAGACCAGTTACCTGTCCATCATCATGGACCCGGGTGAAGTGCCCTTGGAAGAGCAGTGTGAATACCTGTCCTACGATGCCAGCCAGTGGGAGTTCCCCCGAGAGCGGCTGCACCTGG GGAGAGTCCTCGGCCACGGGGCCTTCGGAAAGGTGGTGGAAGCCTCAGCTTTCGGTATCAACAAGGGCAGCAGTTGTGACACCGTGGCTGTGAAAATGCTGAAAG AGGGTGCCACAGCCAGCGAGCACCGTGCCCTCATGTCGGAGCTCAAGATCCTCATCCACATCGGTAACCACCTCAACGTGGTCAACCTCCTGGGGGCGTGCACCAAGCCCAACG GCCCCCTCATGGTGATTGTGGAGTTCTGCAAGTACGGCAACCTCTCCAACTTCTTACGCGCCAAACGGGAGACCTTCAACCCTTACGCG GAGAAGTCCCCAGAGCAGCAAAGGCGTTTCCAGGCCATGGTGGAGGGTGCGAAGGCTGACCGAAGGAACCAATCCGGAAGCAGCGACAGAGCCCTCCCCGTTCGGCTACTGATCGGCAAGGGCGTGGCAGGACAGGCACCTTCAGTTGGAGACG CAGAGGACCTATGGCTGAGCCCACTGACTATGGAAGACCTGGTCTGCTACAGCTTCCAGGTGGCCCGGGGGATGGAGTTCCTGGCCTCCCGTAAG TGCATCCACAGGGACCTGGCTGCTCGGAACATTCTGCTGTCAGAGAGCGATGTGGTGAAGATCTGCGACTTCGGCCTCGCCCGGGATATCTACAAAGACCCGGACTATGTCCGCAAGGGCAGT GCCCGGCTGCCCCTAAAGTGGATGGCTCCTGAAAGCATCTTCGACAAGGTGTACACCACGCAGAGTGACGTGTGGTCCTTTGGGGTGCTGCTCTGGGAGATCTTCTCTCTGG GGGCCTCCCCATACCCTGGGGTACAGATCAATGAGGAGTTCTGCCAGCGGCTGAAAGATGGCACCAGAATGAGGGCCCCAGAGCTGGCCACTCCTGCCAT ACGCCGCGTCATGCTAAGCTGCTGGTCTGGAGACCCCAAGGCCAGGCCTGCATTCTCTGAGCTGGTGGAGATCCTGGGGGATCTGCTGCAGGGCAGAGGACAACAG GAAGAGGAGGACTTCATGCCCCCACGGGGCTCCCAGAGTTCTGAGGAGGGCAGCTTCCTGCAGGCGTCCACCACAGCGCTGCATGTCGTCGCCGGCACCGACTCCAAGTGCAGCCCGCCCAGCCTGAACCGCCACAGCCTGGCCGCCAG ATACTACAATTGCGTGTCCTTTCCTGGGTGCCTGGCTAGAGGAACTCagacccagggtccctccagGATGAAAACGTTCGAAGAATTTCCCATGACCCCAACAACCTACAAAGCCTTGGTG
- the FLT4 gene encoding vascular endothelial growth factor receptor 3 isoform X2: protein MQRGTALCLRLWLCLGLLPDLVSSYSMTPPSLNITEEVHIINTSDSLSISCRGQHPLEWAWPGAQEAPAKGEKDSEDTGVVRDCEGTDTRPYCKELLLREAHANDTGSYRCYYKYIKARIEGTTAASVYVFVRDFEQPFINQPHTLLVKRKDFVWVPCLVSIPGLNITLCLQNSVLRPDRQEVVWDDRRGMRVPVPLLRETLYLQCETTLGGQDFQSSPFLVHITGNELYDIQLFPKKSLELLVGEKLVLNCTVWAEFNAGVTFDWDYPGKQAERGKWVPERRSQQTHTELSSILTIHNVSQHDLGPYVCEANNGDQQFRESTEVIVHEKPFISVEWLKGPVLEATAGDELVKLPVKLSAYPPPEFQWYKDRKVVSGRHSPHALVIKEVTEASAGTYTLALWNSAAGLRRNISLELVVNVPPHIHEKEASSPSIYSRHSRQALTCTAYGVPPPLSVQWHWRPWTPCKTFAQHSLQQQQQDGMPQCQDWREVTMQDAVNPIESLDTWTEFVEGKNKTVSKLVIQDANVSAMYQCVVFNKVGQDERLIYFYVTTIPDGFSIEIEPSEEPLEGQAVRLSCQADNYTYEHLRLYRLNLSTLHDAQGNPLLLDCKNVHLFATPLDATLEEAAPGARHATLCLSIPRVAPEHEGDYVCEVQDRRSHDKHCHKKYLSVQALEAPRLTQNLTDLLVNVSDSLEMLCPVAGAHVPSIVWYKDERPLEEESGIDLADSNQKLSIQRVREEDAGRYLCSVCNAKGCVNSSASVAVEGSEDKGSMEIVILIGTGVIAVFFWVLLLLIFCNMRRPAHADIKTSYLSIIMDPGEVPLEEQCEYLSYDASQWEFPRERLHLGRVLGHGAFGKVVEASAFGINKGSSCDTVAVKMLKEGATASEHRALMSELKILIHIGNHLNVVNLLGACTKPNGPLMVIVEFCKYGNLSNFLRAKRETFNPYAEKSPEQQRRFQAMVEGAKADRRNQSGSSDRALPVRLLIGKGVAGQAPSVGDAEDLWLSPLTMEDLVCYSFQVARGMEFLASRKCIHRDLAARNILLSESDVVKICDFGLARDIYKDPDYVRKGSARLPLKWMAPESIFDKVYTTQSDVWSFGVLLWEIFSLGASPYPGVQINEEFCQRLKDGTRMRAPELATPAIRRVMLSCWSGDPKARPAFSELVEILGDLLQGRGQQEEEDFMPPRGSQSSEEGSFLQASTTALHVVAGTDSKCSPPSLNRHSLAARYYNCVSFPGCLARGTQTQGPSRMKTFEEFPMTPTTYKALVL from the exons ATCTGGTGAGCAGCTACTCCATGACCCCCCCAAGCCTGAATATTACAGAGGAGGTACACATCATCAATACCAGTGATAGCCTGTCCATCTCCTGCAG GGGGCAGCACCCTCTCGAGTGGGCCTGGCCAGGGGCTCAGGAGGCACCAGCCAAGGGTGAGAAGGACAGTGAGGATACAGGGGTTGTGCGAGACTGCGAGGGCACTGACACCAGGCCCTACTGCAAGGAGTTGCTGCTTCGAGAGGCTCACGCCAATGACACGGGCAGCTACCGCTGCTATTACAAGTACATCAAGGCCCGCATCGAGGGCACCACTGCAGCCAGTGTCTACGTATTTGTGAGAG ACTTTGAGCAGCCTTTCATCAACCAGCCGCACACTCTCCTGGTCAAAAGGAAGGACTTCGTGTGGGTGCCCTGCCTGGTGTCCATCCCGGGCCTCAACATCACACTGTGCTTG CAAAACTCGGTGCTGCGACCAGACAGGCAGGAGGTGGTGTGGGATGACCGCCGGGGCATGCGGGTGCCCGTGCCACTGCTGCGAGAGACCTTATACCTGCAGTGTGAGACCACCCTGGGTGGCCAGGACTTCCAATCCAGCCCCTTCCTCGTGCACATCACAG GCAATGAGCTCTATGACATCCAGCTGTTCCCCAAGAAGTCGCTGGAGCTATTGGTTGGGGAGAAGCTGGTCCTGAACTGCACCGTGTGGGCTGAGTTCAATGCAGGTGTCACCTTCGACTGGGACTATCCTGGGAAGCAG GCAGAGCGGGGTAAATGGGTGCCAGAGCGGCGCTCGCAGCAGACCCACACAGAGCTCTCCAGCATCCTCACCATCCACAACGTCAGCCAGCATGACCTGGGCCCCTATGTGTGTGAGGCCAACAACGGTGACCAGCAATTCCGGGAGAGCACCGAGGTCATTGTGCACG AAAAGCCCTTCATCAGCGTTGAGTGGCTCAAGGGTCCCGTCCTGGAGGCCACGGCAGGAGATGAGCTGGTAAAGCTGCCAGTGAAGCTGTCGGCATACCCCCCACCCGAGTTCCAATG GTACAAGGACAGGAAGGTAGTGTCAGGGCGCCACAGTCCACACGCTCTGGTGATCAAGGAGGTGACAGAGGCCAGTGCTGGCACCTACACCCTCGCCCTCTGGAATTCAGCTGCTGGCCTGCGGCGAAACATCAGCCTGGAGCTGGTGGTGAACG TGCCCCCCCACATCCATGAGAAGGAGGCCTCCTCCCCCAGCATCTACTCGCGCCACAGTCGCCAAGCCCTCACCTGCACCGCCTATGGGGTGCCCCCACCCCTCAGCGTCCAGTGGCACTGGCGGCCCTGGACGCCCTGCAAGACCTTCGCGCAGCACAGCCT ccagcagcagcagcaggatggCATGCCACAGTGCCAGGACTGGAGGGAGGTGACCATGCAGGATGCTGTGAATCCTATTGAGAGCTTGGACACCTGGACTGAGTTTGTGGAGGGGAAGAATAAG ACGGTGAGCAAGCTGGTGATTCAGGACGCCAACGTGTCTGCCATGTACCAGTGTGTGGTCTTCAACAAGGTGGGCCAGGACGAGCGGCTCATCTACTTCTACGTGACCA CCATCCCCGATGGCTTCAGCATTGAAATAGAGCCATCTGAGGAGCCCCTGGAGGGCCAGGCCGTGCGCCTGAGCTGCCAGGCAGACAACTACACCTATGAGCACTTGCGTTTGTACCGCCTCAACCTGTCCACGCTGCACGACGCTCAGGGAAACCCCCTGCTGCTGGACTGCAAGAACGTGCACCTGTTCGCAACGCCGCTGGACGCCACCTTGGAGGAGGCGGCGCCTGGGGCGAGACACGCTACACTCTGCTTGAGTATCCCCCGCGTGGCGCCTGAGCACGAGGGCGATTACGTGTGCGAGGTGCAGGACCGGCGCAGCCACGACAAACACTGCCACAAGAAGTACCTGTCAGTGCAGG CCCTGGAAGCCCCGCGGCTCACGCAGAACTTGACCGACCTCTTGGTGAACGTGAGTGACTCCCTGGAGATGCTGTGCCCGGTGGCAGGGGCACACGTGCCCAGCATCGTGTGGTACAAAGACGAGAGGCCGCTGGAGGAAGAGTCCG GAATCGACCTAGCGGACTCGAACCAGAAGTTGAGCATCCAGCGAGTGCGCGAGGAGGACGCGGGTCGATATCTGTGCAGCGTGTGCAACGCCAAGGGCTGCGTCAATTCCTCGGCCAGCGTGGCGGTGGAAG GCTCAGAGGATAAAGGTAGCATGGAGATCGTGATACTCATTGGCACCGGGGTCATCGCTGTCTTCTTTTGGGTCCTCCTACTCCTTATTTTCTGTAACATGAGAAGG CCGGCCCACGCAGACATCAAGACCAGTTACCTGTCCATCATCATGGACCCGGGTGAAGTGCCCTTGGAAGAGCAGTGTGAATACCTGTCCTACGATGCCAGCCAGTGGGAGTTCCCCCGAGAGCGGCTGCACCTGG GGAGAGTCCTCGGCCACGGGGCCTTCGGAAAGGTGGTGGAAGCCTCAGCTTTCGGTATCAACAAGGGCAGCAGTTGTGACACCGTGGCTGTGAAAATGCTGAAAG AGGGTGCCACAGCCAGCGAGCACCGTGCCCTCATGTCGGAGCTCAAGATCCTCATCCACATCGGTAACCACCTCAACGTGGTCAACCTCCTGGGGGCGTGCACCAAGCCCAACG GCCCCCTCATGGTGATTGTGGAGTTCTGCAAGTACGGCAACCTCTCCAACTTCTTACGCGCCAAACGGGAGACCTTCAACCCTTACGCG GAGAAGTCCCCAGAGCAGCAAAGGCGTTTCCAGGCCATGGTGGAGGGTGCGAAGGCTGACCGAAGGAACCAATCCGGAAGCAGCGACAGAGCCCTCCCCGTTCGGCTACTGATCGGCAAGGGCGTGGCAGGACAGGCACCTTCAGTTGGAGACG CAGAGGACCTATGGCTGAGCCCACTGACTATGGAAGACCTGGTCTGCTACAGCTTCCAGGTGGCCCGGGGGATGGAGTTCCTGGCCTCCCGTAAG TGCATCCACAGGGACCTGGCTGCTCGGAACATTCTGCTGTCAGAGAGCGATGTGGTGAAGATCTGCGACTTCGGCCTCGCCCGGGATATCTACAAAGACCCGGACTATGTCCGCAAGGGCAGT GCCCGGCTGCCCCTAAAGTGGATGGCTCCTGAAAGCATCTTCGACAAGGTGTACACCACGCAGAGTGACGTGTGGTCCTTTGGGGTGCTGCTCTGGGAGATCTTCTCTCTGG GGGCCTCCCCATACCCTGGGGTACAGATCAATGAGGAGTTCTGCCAGCGGCTGAAAGATGGCACCAGAATGAGGGCCCCAGAGCTGGCCACTCCTGCCAT ACGCCGCGTCATGCTAAGCTGCTGGTCTGGAGACCCCAAGGCCAGGCCTGCATTCTCTGAGCTGGTGGAGATCCTGGGGGATCTGCTGCAGGGCAGAGGACAACAG GAAGAGGAGGACTTCATGCCCCCACGGGGCTCCCAGAGTTCTGAGGAGGGCAGCTTCCTGCAGGCGTCCACCACAGCGCTGCATGTCGTCGCCGGCACCGACTCCAAGTGCAGCCCGCCCAGCCTGAACCGCCACAGCCTGGCCGCCAG ATACTACAATTGCGTGTCCTTTCCTGGGTGCCTGGCTAGAGGAACTCagacccagggtccctccagGATGAAAACGTTCGAAGAATTTCCCATGACCCCAACAACCTACAAAGCCTTGGTG